The uncultured Sphaerochaeta sp. genome includes the window TGTTTACGGGATGCTGCAAGTGATTTGGAAGTGGAAGCTGATGATGATGCACTGTTCTGGATCGCAAAGGAGTCCACAGGCTCCATGCGCGATGCCTACACGCTCTTTGACCAGGTGGTCTCCTTTAGCCAGGGACACATCACCATGGAAAAAATCAGCAGCAAGCTGGGATTGGTCGGCATTGATCAGATTGCACAAATAGTCTCTCATCTCTTGGAGGAACATACCGACCAGGCACTGCTCGCTGTACAAGACTTGTTGCAGGCAGGAGTATCGGTGGAACAGTGCATCAAGGACTTCACCCTCTTCTTCAGAAGCTTGCTGTTTATCAAGGCAGGTTTGCATGATGATGCAATCCTCGGAGTACAATCCGACAGGATTCCTCTTGCCTTGAGAAACGCCTATTCGAGTGAACAGCTGGAAGCCGCCCTTGAGTTGCTACTCAAACTCTACCGGGAAATCAGGTACTCACTGAACCCACGATTTGAACTCGAGCTATTCATTTCCCGTCTTGGGAGCCTTCCTTCCCTTGTTTCAGCAACAACTCTCGTGAAGAAAATTACCCAAATGAGGGATGAACTACTCTCAGGGACAGTGAAACTTCCCCCAAAAAAGCTTGAGGTCCAACCTGACCTACTTGCCACCAGGGAAACCATCAAGCCTAAGGAGAAGACACCCCCTTCCAGCAGCGTTGCAGCACTTGGGCAGAGAATTGAGGAACCCAAAGAGCAGAGTGTTCCTGTAAAGCCGTTGCCTGTACAGAGTCGCCCATTCACCAAGGGAGATCTCCCTGCCTTGGTAGGCAAACTCTCAAGCGCACCACTGCTCAGCCAAGTGGTACAAGCAATTACTGAAGTAACGAATGATGAGGGAGTATTGAATCTTACCTTTTCCACTGCCTTCTGCCAGAACAAGGCAGAAGAGAGTACTGAAAAATTCAGATCCCTGGTCAAGGAGATTTCAGGGTTTGATGGACCGATACGGTTCCACTGCCTTGAGACAGAGAAACAAGAAGAGGCCCCACAGACTGAAGATTCAGTAGTCTCAAAGATCGCCTCGATTTTCCGGGGAGAGATCACCCAACAAACCAATGAAATGTAAGTGAGGAAACACCATATGGATATGAACCCTTTTGAACTGTTGAAGAATATGAAAGGCATTCAGGAGAATGTGAAAAAAATGCAGGAAATGCTTCCCACCATTACTGCAACAGGAAGTGCCGGTGCAGGTATGGTTGAAGTTACCATCAATGGAAAATTCATTGTCACTGACATCCATATTGAAAAAGATATTGTCGACCCAGATGATTTAGGAACACTCCAGGTATTGTTGAGTAGTGCCTTCAATGACGCATCAGCAAAAATCCAGCAGAAGATCCAGAGTGAAGGTATGAAATATGCCGGTCCTTTGGGTGGCTTCACCCCCCAGGCCTAGTCATGACAGCATTGGAAAACCTTATCCAAACCCTTTCCCGTCTTCCTGGCATCGGCCCAAAGAGTGCCTCGAGACTCGCCTATCACCTGATAAAGACCGAGAAGAGCTATAATCAGAACCTCAGCCAAGCAATTGCCACGATACAGGACCGGATTTTCCCCTGTTCCATTTGTGGCAGTTTCACCGAGACCGATCCTTGTCCTGTATGTAGTGATGCTTCCCGGGACAGGAGCCTTCTCTGTGTGGTGGAAGAACCCCAGGATGTGCTGACCATCCAGTCCAGTGGGGCATATAATGGACTCTATCATGTGCTTGGGGGAGCGATCAGTCCACTCGATGGAGTTGGGCCCGAACAGCTCTCATTCTCCCGCC containing:
- the dnaX gene encoding DNA polymerase III subunit gamma/tau, translated to MAYEVTATRKRPQSFDSLVGQEFVVSTIKHAIELGRIAHAYLFSGPRGVGKTSSARILARALNCEQGPTATPCGVCSNCREITQGNSVDVIEIDGASNTSVNDIRQIKDEVLFPPQTSKYKIYIIDEVHMLSTSAFNALLKTIEEPPAYIIFIFATTELQKVPATIRSRCQQFHFQLIDLDTIKKCLRDAASDLEVEADDDALFWIAKESTGSMRDAYTLFDQVVSFSQGHITMEKISSKLGLVGIDQIAQIVSHLLEEHTDQALLAVQDLLQAGVSVEQCIKDFTLFFRSLLFIKAGLHDDAILGVQSDRIPLALRNAYSSEQLEAALELLLKLYREIRYSLNPRFELELFISRLGSLPSLVSATTLVKKITQMRDELLSGTVKLPPKKLEVQPDLLATRETIKPKEKTPPSSSVAALGQRIEEPKEQSVPVKPLPVQSRPFTKGDLPALVGKLSSAPLLSQVVQAITEVTNDEGVLNLTFSTAFCQNKAEESTEKFRSLVKEISGFDGPIRFHCLETEKQEEAPQTEDSVVSKIASIFRGEITQQTNEM
- the recR gene encoding recombination mediator RecR, whose product is MTALENLIQTLSRLPGIGPKSASRLAYHLIKTEKSYNQNLSQAIATIQDRIFPCSICGSFTETDPCPVCSDASRDRSLLCVVEEPQDVLTIQSSGAYNGLYHVLGGAISPLDGVGPEQLSFSRLLKRIKEGQFTELIIATNPTEEGDTTALYIRHILKEHTELSITRLASGLPIGGDLEYADRITLARSLRGRVTF
- a CDS encoding YbaB/EbfC family nucleoid-associated protein — its product is MDMNPFELLKNMKGIQENVKKMQEMLPTITATGSAGAGMVEVTINGKFIVTDIHIEKDIVDPDDLGTLQVLLSSAFNDASAKIQQKIQSEGMKYAGPLGGFTPQA